The Vescimonas coprocola genome includes a window with the following:
- a CDS encoding AAA family ATPase has product MAKEAFMSYDPWSNIQSRNGIPGDELISMLQKSIRRGLEENALAAAYEMYITSPQFHEKMWRRLLAISVEDVGFGDTHAPLQVYTLFKMAQEFPYSDGDQPMFFMHAIRYLCRCKKERTTDNIKNQIIKEWEHGKKPEVPDYAYDLHTAKGRAMGRDEMHFLTEASRVIPQLEGEDIVRIHEQYIEFCKHEKEMTGKPEVQPFHYNCWQY; this is encoded by the coding sequence ATGGCGAAAGAAGCGTTTATGTCTTATGATCCCTGGTCCAACATCCAGTCCAGAAACGGGATCCCCGGTGATGAGCTGATCTCCATGCTGCAAAAGTCTATTCGACGCGGACTGGAGGAAAATGCTCTGGCTGCGGCCTACGAGATGTACATCACCAGCCCTCAGTTCCACGAAAAGATGTGGCGGCGGCTGCTGGCCATCTCCGTTGAGGATGTGGGATTCGGTGATACCCATGCCCCCCTGCAGGTCTACACCCTTTTCAAGATGGCACAGGAGTTCCCCTACTCCGACGGTGACCAGCCGATGTTCTTTATGCACGCGATCCGTTATCTCTGCCGCTGCAAAAAGGAACGTACCACGGATAACATCAAAAACCAGATCATCAAGGAATGGGAGCATGGCAAAAAGCCCGAGGTCCCGGATTATGCCTACGACCTCCACACCGCAAAGGGACGTGCCATGGGCCGTGACGAGATGCACTTCCTGACGGAGGCCAGCCGCGTCATCCCCCAGCTGGAGGGCGAAGACATCGTCCGCATCCACGAGCAGTACATTGAATTCTGCAAGCACGAGAAAGAGATGACCGGCAAGCCGGAGGTACAGCCTTTCCACTATAACTGCTGGCAGTATTAA
- a CDS encoding extracellular solute-binding protein produces the protein MKKWLSFLLALCMLLSLTACGNESGGPSGNPSEPKSPTDVEVELTEPVTITFWHGIVQENMQQTLNEIVDDFNKGIGAEKGITVECYAKGEMPDLENAVTAAIKAGNMPNVTLTEAASVVDWLQTDCVVDMTPYIENANYGLDLSDYYDIYIEDSCNYPVPGYYSLPLYVACEVMYYNVDFFKANNLSVPTTWAEFEETCTKIAEITGKPAAGWDEGVKCFSTLVEQKGIGYTDREGNLLFADNLDATTEVISWYQNMVQRGIIRTPGEDYFFSGPFANQQVQMYLSSGNEGEFINMKIPESAKFEWSCAPIPQFEDGTKADYAEGFLISMLDNTNDLATRWASWIFIQYMQSYEVCQKINSGESRLPFLKSVAASDEFLNSAAPAQLAGVEQQDFAYTYPGFETDTYTSSGLHDYVVIAMDNILNNGADVRTELEKLISTLQ, from the coding sequence ATGAAAAAGTGGTTGAGTTTTCTTCTTGCGCTCTGCATGCTCCTGAGCCTGACCGCCTGCGGCAATGAGAGCGGCGGCCCGTCCGGCAACCCTTCCGAGCCCAAGTCTCCCACGGACGTGGAGGTGGAGCTAACCGAGCCCGTCACCATCACCTTCTGGCATGGCATCGTGCAGGAAAACATGCAGCAGACCCTGAACGAGATCGTGGATGATTTCAACAAGGGTATCGGCGCTGAGAAGGGCATCACCGTGGAGTGCTATGCCAAGGGTGAGATGCCCGATCTGGAAAACGCCGTCACCGCTGCTATCAAAGCTGGTAATATGCCCAACGTCACCCTGACCGAGGCTGCCTCTGTGGTGGACTGGCTGCAGACTGACTGCGTGGTGGACATGACCCCGTACATTGAAAATGCCAACTACGGTCTGGATCTGTCTGATTACTATGACATCTATATCGAAGACAGCTGCAACTACCCCGTCCCCGGCTATTACAGCCTGCCCCTCTATGTGGCCTGTGAGGTCATGTACTATAACGTGGACTTCTTCAAGGCAAATAACCTGAGCGTTCCCACCACCTGGGCTGAGTTTGAGGAGACCTGCACCAAGATCGCTGAGATCACCGGCAAGCCTGCCGCCGGCTGGGACGAGGGCGTGAAGTGCTTCTCCACTCTGGTGGAGCAGAAGGGCATCGGCTATACGGATCGCGAGGGCAATCTGCTCTTCGCTGACAATCTGGACGCCACCACCGAGGTCATCTCCTGGTATCAGAACATGGTCCAGCGGGGCATTATTCGCACCCCCGGCGAGGACTACTTCTTCTCCGGCCCCTTTGCCAACCAGCAGGTACAGATGTATCTCAGCTCCGGCAACGAGGGCGAGTTCATCAACATGAAGATTCCCGAGAGCGCCAAGTTCGAGTGGTCCTGCGCTCCCATTCCTCAGTTTGAGGATGGCACCAAGGCCGACTACGCTGAGGGCTTCCTCATCAGTATGCTGGACAACACCAACGATCTGGCCACCCGCTGGGCCTCCTGGATCTTTATCCAGTATATGCAGTCCTATGAGGTCTGCCAGAAGATCAACTCCGGCGAATCCCGCCTGCCCTTCCTGAAGTCTGTGGCTGCCAGTGACGAGTTCCTGAACAGCGCCGCCCCCGCCCAGCTGGCCGGCGTTGAGCAGCAGGATTTTGCCTACACCTATCCCGGCTTTGAAACGGATACTTACACCTCCAGCGGTCTGCACGACTATGTGGTGATCGCTATGGACAACATCCTGAACAACGGAGCCGACGTGCGGACGGAGCTCGAGAAACTGATCTCCACCCTTCAGTAA
- a CDS encoding carbohydrate ABC transporter permease, producing MKRKNTELQIRDTRKTVLTVIKYVVLIIGALVMMFPFIWMLLTSLKTLPEAISIPPQWMPETPQWKNYEYSWNLVPFAMFFRNTIWVGILSVVVTLAFSILGAYAFSIYSFPGRNLCFYLFMLTMMVPSEILIIQNYVTCSRLGLLDSFSGIVLPTVANGFYIFMLQEYFMQTPPSLFKAAKVDGCSNLKFLIKVVIPMNVNAIVTVAILTFITAWNSFMWPLIVTLSDEHTLLSVGLLRFRQASSSNLHNQMAAACIVLIPMVIFYIIFHKKIMEGVASGGTKG from the coding sequence ATGAAGAGAAAAAATACAGAGCTCCAGATCCGGGATACCCGCAAGACGGTTCTCACCGTCATCAAATACGTGGTGCTGATCATCGGCGCACTGGTGATGATGTTCCCCTTTATCTGGATGCTCCTCACCTCCCTGAAAACACTGCCGGAGGCCATCTCCATCCCGCCCCAGTGGATGCCCGAGACTCCCCAGTGGAAGAACTACGAATACTCCTGGAATCTGGTCCCCTTCGCTATGTTTTTCCGCAACACCATCTGGGTCGGCATTCTCAGCGTGGTGGTAACCTTGGCGTTCTCCATTCTGGGTGCCTACGCCTTCAGCATCTACTCCTTTCCCGGCCGTAACCTCTGCTTCTACCTGTTCATGCTGACCATGATGGTCCCCTCGGAGATCCTGATCATCCAAAACTACGTGACCTGCAGCCGCCTGGGGCTTCTGGACAGTTTCTCCGGTATTGTGCTGCCGACAGTTGCCAACGGCTTTTACATCTTTATGCTGCAGGAATATTTCATGCAGACGCCGCCCTCCCTGTTCAAGGCCGCAAAGGTGGACGGCTGCAGCAATCTGAAGTTCCTCATCAAGGTGGTCATTCCCATGAATGTCAACGCCATTGTCACTGTGGCGATCCTGACCTTCATCACCGCTTGGAACTCCTTTATGTGGCCCCTGATCGTCACGCTTTCCGATGAGCACACACTGCTTTCCGTGGGTTTGCTTCGCTTCCGGCAGGCATCCAGTTCCAACCTGCATAATCAAATGGCGGCTGCCTGCATTGTGCTGATCCCCATGGTCATCTTCTACATCATCTTCCATAAGAAGATCATGGAGGGTGTTGCTTCCGGCGGTACCAAGGGCTGA
- a CDS encoding carbohydrate ABC transporter permease: MLKDKVRKDPGAAKKRRYQLVEMSDGTLRVRSGWAYAYILPAMALLLLFTVYPLVMVLRTAFYQKYIYITNTGKGFGLSSFAWVLKDSTFWMACKNTAILLLIALPITLILALGIALLINSIKRLQGLFQTIYFLPYVTSTIAIGMAFLWLFHSDYGYINYFLQLFGISPQKWLTDPNLMIVTLSIFSVWNGLAFKILLFLAGLQKINKQVYQAARIDGSSPTKTLFRITLPLLSPTIWMVILVSVIYVARTFNEVYAMFVSYSGGAAGSGNAAITIMYYIYWMFYDQGKVNYAAAAAILFLIAVLLITVVQRVVSKKFVHYV; encoded by the coding sequence ATGCTGAAAGATAAGGTGAGAAAAGATCCGGGGGCTGCCAAGAAGCGCAGATACCAGCTGGTGGAAATGTCCGACGGTACCCTCCGTGTGCGCAGTGGATGGGCCTATGCGTACATTCTTCCCGCTATGGCTTTGCTTCTGCTGTTCACCGTGTATCCGCTGGTCATGGTGCTTCGCACGGCTTTCTATCAGAAGTATATCTATATCACCAATACCGGCAAGGGCTTCGGACTGTCCTCCTTTGCATGGGTCCTGAAGGACTCCACCTTCTGGATGGCCTGCAAAAACACAGCGATCCTGCTGCTCATTGCCCTGCCGATTACGCTGATACTTGCTCTGGGCATCGCCCTGCTTATCAACTCCATCAAACGGCTTCAGGGCTTGTTCCAGACCATCTATTTCCTGCCCTACGTCACGTCCACCATCGCCATCGGCATGGCGTTCCTGTGGCTGTTCCATTCAGACTACGGCTACATCAACTATTTCCTACAGCTGTTTGGCATCAGTCCGCAAAAGTGGCTGACCGATCCCAACCTGATGATCGTGACCCTTTCCATCTTCTCGGTCTGGAATGGTCTGGCGTTTAAGATCCTTCTGTTTCTGGCGGGTCTGCAAAAGATTAACAAGCAGGTCTATCAGGCTGCAAGGATCGACGGCTCCTCCCCCACGAAGACACTGTTCCGCATTACGCTGCCCCTGCTGAGTCCCACCATCTGGATGGTGATTCTGGTGTCCGTGATTTACGTGGCCCGCACTTTCAACGAGGTCTATGCCATGTTCGTCTCCTATTCCGGCGGAGCCGCCGGCTCGGGAAACGCCGCTATCACCATCATGTACTACATTTATTGGATGTTCTACGATCAGGGAAAGGTCAACTACGCTGCGGCAGCCGCCATTCTGTTTCTGATCGCCGTCCTTCTCATCACGGTGGTACAGCGGGTGGTCTCCAAGAAATTTGTCCACTACGTGTAA